A genomic stretch from Petrimonas mucosa includes:
- a CDS encoding fimbrillin family protein, producing MKTNHLFLLLALLLFSCEGERIDYTIIERSIKVSGHISGVRTRATGDSWSEGDAIGIYMVEAGKGLAVESILAQNAKYVTESDGLFYPAAVDYDVKFPLDGSDVDFIAYYPYGTISSNFEYMIDVADQADQSTIDLLYADNARGLNKDSSFVDLTFTHQLSKLLVYLNTTDGSPLRDAAVTVRGVNTKGTFSLVNRTITTSDKGDIAMKMNGDGAVAEAIVLPAETLGGASLEIINGEYGYRYDLGSSSAVTAFEPGYKYTYTIELDTRSPLDVKTEVTDWQDGPSVTVTVEKEFEVYRPVGEGTPENPYTLEDARNIAPVSGVWVEGFIVGYYSGTSVGSFTNDLTDTTKIKMTSMALADSPDETNAAKTFPVSLPSGEIRNNLNLKSHPENLGKAVKIKGKIDSYYGTRGMPDVTSYMFVADH from the coding sequence ATGAAGACGAATCATCTTTTTCTTTTATTGGCGCTTCTTCTGTTTTCCTGCGAAGGTGAAAGAATTGATTATACAATCATTGAGAGAAGCATCAAGGTGAGTGGCCATATCAGTGGCGTGAGAACGAGGGCAACTGGCGATAGCTGGTCGGAGGGCGATGCCATTGGAATTTATATGGTGGAGGCAGGGAAGGGGCTTGCTGTAGAGTCAATCTTGGCCCAAAATGCAAAATATGTGACAGAGTCTGATGGTCTCTTTTATCCCGCCGCTGTCGATTACGATGTGAAGTTCCCGCTCGACGGTTCCGATGTAGATTTTATTGCATACTATCCCTACGGGACTATCTCCTCCAATTTCGAATACATGATCGATGTGGCCGATCAGGCCGACCAGAGCACAATTGATCTGCTCTATGCGGATAATGCGAGGGGGTTGAACAAGGATTCCTCATTTGTGGATCTTACCTTTACCCACCAATTGTCAAAACTGCTGGTCTATCTTAATACCACGGACGGATCGCCATTGCGTGACGCTGCAGTTACTGTCAGAGGGGTTAACACCAAGGGAACGTTTTCACTGGTAAACCGAACAATCACAACTTCCGACAAGGGGGATATTGCAATGAAGATGAATGGCGACGGAGCTGTTGCCGAAGCCATTGTTTTGCCGGCCGAGACCCTGGGGGGTGCAAGCCTGGAGATCATCAACGGAGAGTATGGTTACCGATACGACCTGGGCAGCTCTTCCGCTGTCACCGCATTTGAACCCGGATATAAATATACCTATACGATTGAACTGGATACCCGGTCGCCACTCGACGTAAAGACCGAAGTGACCGATTGGCAGGATGGACCCTCGGTAACGGTTACGGTGGAAAAGGAGTTCGAGGTCTATCGCCCTGTTGGCGAAGGAACGCCCGAGAATCCATATACCCTTGAGGATGCCCGTAACATCGCGCCGGTAAGCGGGGTCTGGGTAGAGGGATTTATTGTAGGATATTACAGCGGTACCTCCGTCGGCTCTTTCACCAACGATTTGACAGATACTACCAAGATCAAGATGACCTCAATGGCGCTGGCCGATTCACCGGATGAGACCAACGCTGCAAAAACCTTTCCGGTCTCTCTCCCTTCCGGTGAGATCAGGAATAACCTAAACCTGAAGTCGCACCCTGAAAACCTGGGCAAGGCCGTCAAGATCAAAGGTAAGATCGACTCCTATTATGGGACGAGAGGTATGCCAGATGTTACTTCCTACATGTTTGTTGCGGATCATTGA
- a CDS encoding efflux RND transporter permease subunit, giving the protein MTLSELSINRPVLATVMMLVIIIFGVIGYNSLAVREYPNVDNPIITVSVTYPGANAEVIENQITEPLEQNINGIPGIRSLMSQSSQGSARITVEFELSVDMETAANDVRDKVSRAQRYLPRDADPPTVAKADADADPIMQVTVESPVRSLLQLSEIAELTVKERLQTISNVSAVEIWGENRYSMRLWLDPVRMASYNITPMDVKNALDRENIELPAGSIEGDHIEQSIRTMGLMQTPEEFNNMVIIEDNYRIVRFGDIGTAELDTENRKNILRRNGVPMVSCVIIPQPGANQIEIANEAALRIEQMRKDLPEDVKLDIAFDNTKFIRASIAEVEETVLVAFILVVVVIFLFLRNFRVTLIPTLVIPISLVGTFFIMYLAGFSINVLSMLAVVLSVGLVVDDAIVVVENIYSKVEKGMTPKEASIEGSKEIFFAVISTTITLVAIFFPIIFLEGMTGRLFREFSIVISGAVIISSFVALSFVPMLSFKLLKKKEKENKFYESTEKIFLGMNTFYNKILGAFLHRKWLIYPVTGCAFVLIVILWNAIPAEMAPLEDRSQIGIRTSTPEGATYEFTRDYTEGISRIADSVAWERESNITMIRGNFGLVRMVLPDIKERERSQMEIANALSVAVRNQTAARAFVQQRSTFGGRRGGMPIQYILQAPNIEKLQEFIPPFMEKVNQSPYFQMADVNLKFTKPETRIVIDRDKAALLGVSTRDIGQTLQYALSGQRMGYFYMNGKQYQVLGEINRQQRNSPLDLKTIYLKNSSGEMIQMDNLVKLEETVAPPQLYRYNRFNSATITAGLAEGYSLGEGLEEMDRIAAEVLDDTFRTALEGESRNFRESSSSLLFAFGLAIILIFLVLAAQFESFKDPFVIMLTVPLALFGALLFMWLFDVTMNIYSQIGIIMLIGLVAKNGILIVEFSNQRQSAGMSKYEAVIGASVQRLRPILMTSVSTILGLLPLAMASGEGANGRIAMGIAVVGGMLISTLLTLFVVPAMYIYLSTDRKSKTRETIDVRHV; this is encoded by the coding sequence ATGACCTTATCCGAACTCAGTATAAATCGTCCGGTACTGGCTACGGTGATGATGCTGGTCATCATCATTTTCGGTGTGATCGGGTATAACAGCCTGGCCGTACGTGAATATCCCAATGTGGACAATCCCATCATCACGGTTTCCGTAACCTATCCCGGAGCGAATGCCGAAGTGATAGAGAACCAGATCACTGAGCCGCTTGAACAGAATATTAACGGTATCCCGGGCATCCGGTCGCTGATGAGTCAGAGTAGCCAGGGAAGCGCAAGAATTACCGTTGAGTTTGAATTGAGTGTTGATATGGAGACCGCGGCCAACGATGTGCGAGACAAGGTCTCCAGGGCTCAGCGTTATCTGCCGCGTGATGCCGATCCCCCAACTGTTGCCAAGGCGGATGCCGATGCCGATCCGATCATGCAGGTAACGGTGGAGAGTCCCGTACGTTCTCTACTGCAGCTCTCAGAAATTGCCGAATTGACGGTAAAGGAGCGGCTGCAGACCATCTCTAACGTAAGTGCAGTAGAGATCTGGGGTGAGAACCGATATTCGATGCGGTTGTGGCTCGACCCGGTCAGGATGGCTTCCTACAACATCACCCCGATGGATGTCAAGAATGCGCTGGACAGGGAGAACATTGAGCTGCCTGCCGGCAGTATCGAGGGGGATCATATCGAGCAGTCGATCCGAACCATGGGGTTGATGCAAACTCCCGAAGAGTTTAATAACATGGTGATCATCGAGGACAATTACCGGATTGTAAGGTTTGGCGATATCGGTACTGCCGAACTGGATACTGAAAACCGGAAAAATATCCTCCGGCGCAACGGCGTGCCGATGGTCAGCTGTGTAATCATCCCGCAGCCAGGTGCCAACCAGATTGAGATTGCCAACGAGGCTGCATTGAGAATCGAGCAGATGCGCAAAGACCTGCCCGAGGATGTCAAGCTGGATATTGCGTTCGATAATACAAAGTTTATCCGTGCTTCGATTGCCGAAGTGGAGGAGACGGTCCTGGTAGCCTTTATCCTGGTGGTTGTGGTTATCTTCCTCTTCTTGCGGAATTTCCGCGTTACGCTCATTCCTACGCTGGTTATCCCCATATCACTTGTCGGCACATTCTTCATCATGTACCTTGCCGGCTTCTCCATCAACGTGCTCTCCATGCTCGCGGTGGTACTCTCCGTGGGTTTGGTGGTGGACGATGCCATTGTTGTGGTTGAGAACATCTATTCCAAAGTGGAAAAGGGTATGACTCCCAAAGAGGCATCAATAGAGGGCTCGAAGGAGATATTTTTTGCCGTAATTTCGACAACAATTACCCTGGTAGCCATATTTTTCCCTATCATCTTCCTGGAAGGGATGACGGGACGGCTCTTCAGGGAGTTCAGCATCGTGATATCGGGTGCGGTAATCATCTCCTCGTTTGTAGCGTTGTCCTTTGTGCCGATGCTGTCATTCAAGCTGCTGAAGAAGAAAGAGAAAGAGAACAAGTTTTATGAAAGCACCGAAAAGATCTTCCTAGGCATGAATACTTTCTACAACAAGATACTGGGAGCTTTCCTGCACCGCAAGTGGTTGATTTATCCTGTAACGGGATGTGCGTTTGTATTGATTGTGATTCTCTGGAATGCCATTCCGGCCGAGATGGCTCCATTGGAAGACCGGTCACAGATAGGGATCCGTACATCTACCCCGGAAGGGGCCACATACGAGTTTACAAGAGATTATACCGAAGGGATCTCCAGGATAGCCGACTCGGTTGCTTGGGAAAGAGAATCGAATATCACGATGATCAGGGGCAATTTTGGATTGGTCCGGATGGTCTTGCCGGATATCAAGGAGCGGGAACGGAGCCAGATGGAAATTGCCAATGCGTTGTCGGTTGCCGTTAGGAACCAGACAGCAGCCCGCGCCTTTGTACAGCAGCGGTCCACTTTTGGTGGACGCCGGGGCGGGATGCCCATACAGTATATCTTGCAGGCTCCCAATATTGAAAAACTGCAGGAGTTTATACCGCCCTTCATGGAGAAGGTGAACCAGAGTCCCTATTTCCAGATGGCCGATGTGAACCTGAAGTTCACCAAGCCGGAGACCCGGATTGTGATTGACAGGGACAAGGCTGCATTGCTGGGCGTTAGTACCCGCGATATCGGTCAGACGCTACAATACGCATTGAGCGGCCAACGCATGGGTTACTTCTACATGAACGGAAAACAATATCAGGTGTTGGGAGAGATAAATCGCCAGCAACGCAATTCGCCGCTCGACCTGAAGACCATCTATCTGAAAAACAGTTCGGGTGAGATGATCCAGATGGACAACCTGGTCAAACTTGAGGAGACTGTCGCTCCGCCACAACTATACAGGTACAACCGTTTCAACTCGGCAACCATCACGGCCGGATTGGCAGAGGGTTATTCACTTGGAGAGGGACTTGAAGAGATGGACAGGATTGCGGCGGAGGTTCTGGACGATACCTTCCGGACCGCATTGGAGGGTGAGTCGAGAAATTTCCGGGAAAGCTCCTCCAGCCTGCTTTTTGCTTTCGGTCTGGCCATCATCCTGATCTTTCTGGTGCTCGCTGCTCAATTCGAAAGTTTCAAGGATCCGTTCGTTATCATGTTAACGGTTCCGCTGGCACTCTTTGGAGCCCTGCTGTTCATGTGGCTGTTCGATGTCACCATGAACATATACAGCCAGATTGGTATCATTATGCTGATTGGACTGGTGGCCAAGAATGGAATCCTGATCGTTGAGTTTTCCAACCAGCGGCAGTCTGCCGGGATGAGCAAGTATGAGGCGGTAATTGGTGCTTCTGTACAGCGGTTGCGTCCAATCTTGATGACCAGTGTCTCCACCATTCTGGGATTACTCCCCCTGGCCATGGCCAGCGGTGAAGGAGCCAACGGACGTATCGCCATGGGTATCGCCGTGGTTGGGGGTATGCTAATCTCCACCCTGCTTACCCTGTTTGTTGTTCCGGCCATGTATATCTATTTATCCACCGACAGAAAATCAAAAACAAGAGAAACCATCGACGTTCGACATGTTTAA